From one Pseudomonas fluorescens genomic stretch:
- a CDS encoding polyamine ABC transporter substrate-binding protein — translation MRKTLKVISSLLLAPLATAALAAGEEAGNTLRLYNWTDYIGETTLADFEQATGIKVIYDTFDGYETVQTKLLTGRSGYDLVVLNASLVPPLIKARVFQPLDKQQLPSWHNLDPQVLSNLQGYDPGLAYSAPYTWGSSGVTYNVDKIKARMPDAPIGSLAMLFDPKIVSRFADCGVTLMDAPSEVIPLALKYLGRDPNSAKADDLKAAQDLLLSVRPFIKKFDSVNYLTSLPNGDTCLALTWSGDYATAQARAEEAKKNIKLSFFIPQEGSLIWFDNLYLPSDAPHPANAHRFIEFLLQPQNIAKVSNYIHYANSNAAATKLVQAEIRNDPAIYPDASTRERLFAQKTQSGKDMRAITRVWSTVKTGS, via the coding sequence ATGCGAAAGACACTGAAGGTGATTTCCAGTCTGTTGCTCGCGCCCCTGGCAACGGCGGCGCTCGCCGCCGGCGAGGAGGCGGGCAACACACTCAGGCTGTACAACTGGACGGATTACATCGGCGAAACGACCCTCGCCGACTTTGAACAAGCTACCGGCATCAAGGTGATCTACGACACCTTCGACGGCTACGAAACGGTGCAGACCAAACTGCTGACCGGGCGCTCGGGCTACGACCTGGTGGTGCTCAACGCCTCCCTGGTGCCGCCGCTGATCAAGGCCCGGGTGTTCCAGCCGCTGGACAAGCAGCAGCTGCCAAGCTGGCACAACCTCGACCCGCAGGTGCTGAGCAACCTGCAAGGCTACGACCCGGGCCTGGCATATTCTGCGCCTTACACCTGGGGCAGCTCCGGGGTGACCTACAACGTCGACAAGATCAAGGCGCGCATGCCCGATGCGCCCATTGGTTCGCTGGCCATGCTCTTTGACCCGAAGATCGTCTCGCGCTTTGCCGACTGCGGCGTGACTCTGATGGATGCACCTAGCGAAGTGATCCCGCTGGCCCTCAAGTACCTGGGCCGCGACCCCAACAGCGCCAAGGCCGACGACCTCAAGGCGGCCCAGGACCTGCTGCTGAGCGTGCGTCCGTTCATCAAGAAATTCGATTCGGTCAATTACCTCACCAGCTTGCCCAACGGCGATACCTGCCTGGCCCTGACCTGGTCCGGCGACTACGCCACCGCCCAGGCACGGGCAGAGGAAGCGAAGAAGAACATCAAGCTGTCGTTCTTCATACCCCAGGAAGGCTCGCTGATCTGGTTCGATAACCTCTACCTGCCCAGTGACGCGCCGCACCCGGCCAATGCCCACCGCTTCATCGAGTTCCTCCTGCAGCCGCAGAATATCGCCAAGGTCAGCAACTACATCCACTACGCCAACAGCAATGCCGCCGCAACAAAGCTGGTGCAGGCCGAAATTCGCAATGACCCGGCGATCTACCCGGACGCCAGCACCCGCGAGCGCCTGTTCGCGCAGAAAACCCAGAGCGGCAAGGACATGCGCGCTATTACCCGGGTCTGGAGCACGGTCAAGACCGGTAGCTGA
- a CDS encoding NAD(P)H-dependent oxidoreductase: protein MNVLIVHAHPEPQSFTAALRDQAVATFTAQGHQVQVSDLYAMDWNPVASAADFVTRENPDYLVYALEQRLGVKSQSIAADIQQELDKLLWADLVVLNFPIFWFSAPAMLKGWIDRVLVSGVCYGGKRFYDQGGLAGKKALVTVTLGGREHMFGDGAIHGPLEDMLRPILRGTLAYVGFEVLEPFVAWHVPYISDEARKDFLRSYQQRLAHLSDDQPLVFPRLAQFDEALYPLA, encoded by the coding sequence ATGAATGTACTGATCGTTCACGCTCACCCCGAGCCGCAATCCTTTACCGCCGCCTTGCGTGACCAGGCTGTCGCAACCTTCACTGCCCAGGGCCATCAGGTGCAGGTCAGCGACCTGTATGCGATGGACTGGAACCCGGTGGCCAGCGCCGCTGACTTCGTCACCCGCGAGAACCCGGATTACCTGGTGTATGCCCTGGAGCAGCGCCTGGGGGTCAAGAGCCAGTCGATTGCCGCCGACATCCAGCAGGAGCTGGACAAACTGCTGTGGGCGGACCTGGTGGTGCTGAATTTCCCGATCTTCTGGTTCTCGGCCCCGGCCATGCTCAAGGGCTGGATCGACCGGGTGCTGGTCTCGGGGGTGTGCTATGGCGGTAAGCGTTTCTATGACCAGGGCGGGCTGGCGGGCAAGAAAGCCCTGGTGACCGTGACCCTTGGCGGGCGCGAGCACATGTTTGGCGACGGCGCGATTCACGGGCCGCTGGAAGACATGTTGCGCCCGATCCTGCGTGGCACCCTGGCCTATGTCGGTTTCGAGGTGCTGGAGCCGTTCGTGGCCTGGCATGTGCCGTATATCAGCGATGAGGCGCGCAAGGACTTTTTGCGCAGTTACCAGCAGCGCCTGGCGCATTTGTCCGATGACCAGCCGCTGGTGTTTCCACGCTTGGCGCAGTTTGACGAGGCGTTGTATCCGTTGGCTTGA
- a CDS encoding aldehyde dehydrogenase family protein has protein sequence MRDYSRLFIDGGWQLPSGQGLAEVINPATEAVAGRVPLGDEQDVNRAVAAARHAFASWSKTPSSVRAGYIRALAEQLKARADEMAAVITCELGMPVQWCRAVQVDGPIAGLEQYIELAGLMDEVREVGNSLVVREAVGVCAFINPWNYPLHQLIGKLAPALAAGCTVVLKPSQETPLHAFLLAEMIEAIGLPAGVFNLVSGPGSKVGEALARHPQVDMVSFTGSTGAGVRVAQAAAPSVKRVCLELGGKSALLITADADLEAAVRYGVQDVMINSGQTCTALTRMLLPASRYEEALAIALDETRSLVMGDPQDPHSFLGPMCSAAQRRTVLDYVRIGQEEGARLLCGGDTVPGLERGFYVAPTLFADVDNRMRIAQEEIFGPVLCLIPYADEAQGVALANDSPFGLSSAVWAADRERALQLGRQLRAGQCFINGAAFNYQAPFGGYKQSGNGREWGEEGLAEFVETKAIQL, from the coding sequence ATGCGTGACTATTCGCGGCTGTTTATCGATGGCGGCTGGCAGCTGCCGTCGGGCCAGGGCCTGGCCGAAGTGATCAACCCGGCGACCGAAGCAGTAGCAGGCAGGGTGCCGCTGGGTGATGAGCAGGACGTCAACCGGGCGGTCGCGGCGGCGCGTCATGCCTTTGCCAGTTGGTCGAAAACCCCGTCCAGCGTACGCGCAGGCTACATTCGCGCCCTGGCCGAACAACTCAAGGCCCGCGCCGATGAAATGGCGGCCGTCATCACCTGCGAGTTGGGCATGCCAGTGCAGTGGTGCCGGGCAGTGCAGGTCGACGGGCCGATTGCTGGCCTTGAGCAATACATTGAACTGGCCGGGCTGATGGATGAGGTGCGCGAGGTCGGCAACTCGCTGGTGGTGCGCGAAGCGGTGGGCGTCTGCGCCTTCATCAACCCCTGGAACTACCCGCTGCACCAGTTGATTGGCAAGCTGGCCCCGGCGTTGGCCGCCGGTTGCACGGTGGTGCTCAAGCCGAGCCAGGAAACCCCGCTGCATGCGTTTTTGCTGGCCGAGATGATCGAAGCCATCGGCTTGCCGGCCGGGGTGTTCAACCTGGTCAGTGGCCCCGGTTCCAAGGTCGGTGAGGCGTTGGCCCGCCACCCGCAGGTCGACATGGTCTCGTTCACCGGCTCCACCGGCGCTGGCGTGCGCGTGGCCCAGGCCGCAGCGCCGTCGGTCAAGCGCGTGTGCCTGGAGCTGGGCGGCAAGTCGGCGCTGCTGATCACCGCCGATGCTGACCTGGAAGCGGCGGTGCGCTATGGCGTGCAGGACGTGATGATCAACTCTGGGCAGACCTGCACGGCGCTGACGCGCATGCTGTTGCCGGCCAGCCGCTATGAAGAGGCGCTGGCAATCGCCCTGGATGAAACCCGCAGCCTGGTCATGGGCGACCCGCAAGATCCGCACAGCTTCCTCGGCCCCATGTGTTCGGCGGCGCAGCGGCGCACGGTGCTGGACTACGTCCGCATTGGCCAGGAGGAGGGCGCGCGGCTGCTGTGTGGCGGCGACACGGTGCCAGGCCTGGAACGCGGCTTCTACGTGGCGCCGACCCTGTTCGCCGACGTCGACAACCGCATGCGTATCGCCCAGGAAGAGATCTTCGGCCCGGTACTGTGCCTGATCCCCTATGCCGATGAGGCTCAAGGGGTTGCCCTGGCCAATGACTCCCCCTTTGGTTTGTCCAGCGCGGTATGGGCGGCGGACCGCGAGCGGGCCCTGCAACTGGGCCGGCAGCTGCGCGCCGGGCAGTGCTTCATCAATGGCGCGGCGTTCAACTACCAGGCGCCGTTCGGCGGTTACAAACAGTCGGGCAATGGCCGCGAGTGGGGCGAGGAGGGCCTGGCCGAGTTCGTCGAGACCAAGGCCATTCAGCTCTAA
- a CDS encoding pyridoxal phosphate-dependent aminotransferase, translating into MRFSDLTQRIAGDGAAAWDIHYRALELLEKGQDVLLLSVGDPDFDTPAPIVQAAIDSLHNGHTHYSDVRGKLALRQAIARRHQQRSGQPTGADQVTVLAGAQCALFCVAQCVLNPGDEVIVAEPMYVTYEAVFGACGATVIPVPVRPEHGFRVQAEDVAARITAKTRALALNSPHNPSGASLPRSTWEALAELCIAHDLWLICDEVYSELLYDGEHISPGSLPGMAERTATLNSLSKSHAMTGWRVGWVVGSQALATHLENLALCMLYGSPDFIQDAAVVALEQQLPELAVMREAYRQRRDLVCECLADCPGLRALKPDGGMFVMVDIRATGLSAQAFAYRLLDHHGVSVLAGEAFGPSAAGHIRLGLVLGAQALREACQRIARCAAELMEAKADA; encoded by the coding sequence ATGCGCTTTTCCGATCTGACCCAACGTATCGCCGGTGACGGCGCCGCTGCCTGGGACATCCACTACCGCGCCCTGGAACTGCTGGAAAAAGGCCAGGACGTGCTGCTGCTGTCGGTCGGCGATCCGGATTTCGACACTCCGGCGCCAATCGTTCAGGCCGCCATCGACAGCCTGCACAACGGCCACACCCATTATTCCGACGTGCGCGGCAAACTGGCCCTGCGCCAGGCCATTGCCCGCCGCCATCAACAGCGCAGCGGCCAGCCGACCGGCGCCGATCAGGTGACCGTGCTGGCCGGGGCCCAGTGCGCGCTGTTCTGCGTGGCCCAGTGCGTGCTCAACCCTGGTGATGAAGTGATCGTCGCCGAGCCCATGTACGTTACCTATGAAGCGGTGTTCGGCGCCTGTGGCGCCACGGTGATCCCGGTGCCGGTGCGCCCGGAGCACGGCTTTCGGGTGCAGGCCGAGGATGTCGCCGCGCGCATCACCGCCAAGACTCGCGCCCTGGCCCTGAACAGCCCGCACAACCCCTCCGGCGCCAGCCTACCGCGCAGCACCTGGGAGGCCTTGGCCGAGTTGTGCATCGCCCATGACTTGTGGCTGATCTGCGATGAGGTCTACAGCGAGCTGCTGTACGACGGCGAGCACATCAGCCCCGGTAGCCTGCCCGGCATGGCCGAGCGCACGGCGACCCTCAACAGCCTGTCCAAGTCCCATGCCATGACTGGCTGGCGAGTGGGCTGGGTGGTCGGCTCGCAAGCCCTGGCCACGCACCTGGAGAACCTGGCGCTGTGCATGCTTTATGGCTCGCCCGATTTCATCCAGGACGCCGCAGTGGTCGCCCTGGAACAACAACTGCCGGAGCTGGCAGTGATGCGCGAAGCCTATCGCCAGCGCCGGGACCTGGTCTGCGAGTGCCTGGCCGATTGCCCGGGCCTGCGCGCGCTCAAGCCCGATGGCGGCATGTTCGTGATGGTCGATATCCGCGCAACCGGCCTCAGCGCCCAGGCATTCGCCTATCGTCTGCTTGATCACCATGGCGTCTCGGTGCTCGCCGGCGAAGCCTTTGGCCCCAGCGCCGCCGGGCATATCCGCCTGGGCCTGGTGCTCGGCGCCCAAGCGCTGCGCGAGGCTTGCCAGCGCATTGCCCGCTGCGCCGCTGAACTGATGGAGGCCAAGGCTGATGCGTGA
- a CDS encoding 5-guanidino-2-oxopentanoate decarboxylase, whose amino-acid sequence MNMHNSPMTGGQALVRLLANYGVDTVFGIPGVHTLELYRGLPGSGIRHVLTRHEQGAGFMADGYARVSGKPGVCFVITGPGVTNAATAIGQAYADSIPMLVISSVNHTASLGKGWGCLHETQDQRAMTAPITAFSAVALSAEDLPELIARAYAVFDSERPRPVHISVPLDVLAAPVARDWSNEVVRRPGRGVPASSALDQAANKLAGAKRPMIIAGGGALGAAQQLQQLSTRLAAPLFTSVAGKGLLPADAPLNAGSSLCVEPGWQLIAEADVILAVGTEMADTDFWRERLQLNGELLRVDIDPRKFNDFYPCAVALQGDARQTVVALLERLVQAPRDAGAASDAVASLRQAVKASHGPLQAIHQAILDRVAAELPANAFISTDMTQLAYTGNYVYASRAPRSWLHPTGYGTLGYGLPAGIGGMFATQDRPGLVLVGDGGFLYTAQELATAVEELDRPLVVLLWNNDALGQIRDDMLGLDIEPIGVLPRNPDFAALGRAFGCSVAQPQSLDDLQRELRSGFARNGVTLIELKHACAR is encoded by the coding sequence GTGGCCTGCCCGGCAGCGGCATCCGCCACGTGCTGACCCGCCATGAGCAGGGCGCGGGTTTCATGGCCGACGGCTATGCGCGGGTCAGCGGCAAGCCGGGGGTGTGCTTCGTCATCACCGGCCCGGGTGTGACCAACGCCGCCACCGCCATCGGCCAGGCCTATGCCGACTCGATCCCGATGCTGGTGATTTCCAGCGTCAACCACACCGCAAGCCTGGGCAAAGGCTGGGGCTGCCTGCACGAAACCCAGGACCAGCGCGCCATGACCGCGCCGATCACGGCGTTTTCCGCCGTGGCCTTGAGCGCCGAGGACCTTCCCGAGCTGATCGCCCGTGCCTATGCGGTATTCGACAGCGAACGCCCGCGCCCGGTGCATATTTCGGTGCCGCTGGATGTGCTGGCCGCGCCAGTGGCCCGCGACTGGAGCAATGAGGTAGTGCGCCGCCCGGGCCGGGGCGTGCCGGCCAGCAGCGCGCTGGATCAGGCTGCCAACAAACTGGCAGGCGCCAAGCGGCCGATGATCATTGCCGGTGGCGGTGCCCTGGGCGCGGCACAGCAGTTACAGCAACTGAGCACGCGCCTGGCCGCGCCGCTGTTCACCAGCGTTGCCGGCAAAGGCTTGCTGCCAGCGGATGCGCCGCTCAATGCCGGTTCGTCCTTGTGCGTCGAGCCTGGCTGGCAACTGATCGCCGAGGCCGACGTGATCCTTGCGGTCGGTACTGAAATGGCCGACACCGATTTCTGGCGTGAACGGCTGCAACTCAATGGCGAGCTGCTGCGGGTGGATATAGATCCGCGCAAGTTCAACGATTTCTACCCTTGCGCCGTGGCCTTGCAGGGCGATGCCCGGCAGACCGTCGTCGCCTTGCTCGAGCGCCTGGTGCAAGCGCCGCGCGATGCCGGTGCCGCCAGCGATGCCGTCGCCAGCCTGCGCCAGGCGGTCAAGGCCAGCCATGGCCCGCTGCAGGCGATTCACCAGGCGATTCTTGACCGGGTTGCGGCCGAGCTGCCGGCCAACGCCTTCATCAGCACCGACATGACCCAGCTGGCCTACACCGGCAACTACGTCTATGCCAGCCGTGCGCCCCGCAGCTGGCTGCACCCGACCGGCTACGGCACCCTGGGCTACGGCTTGCCTGCCGGGATCGGCGGCATGTTCGCCACCCAGGACCGCCCTGGCCTGGTGCTGGTCGGTGACGGCGGTTTCCTCTACACCGCCCAGGAACTGGCCACCGCGGTAGAAGAACTGGACCGGCCGCTGGTGGTCCTGCTGTGGAACAACGATGCCCTGGGACAGATTCGCGACGACATGCTCGGCCTGGATATCGAGCCGATCGGCGTGCTGCCGCGCAACCCCGACTTCGCCGCCCTTGGCCGCGCCTTTGGTTGCAGCGTGGCGCAGCCGCAAAGCCTGGATGACCTGCAACGGGAATTGCGCAGCGGCTTTGCCCGCAACGGCGTAACCCTGATCGAGCTCAAGCATGCCTGCGCGCGCTGA